A single window of Granulicella mallensis MP5ACTX8 DNA harbors:
- a CDS encoding alpha-galactosidase has protein sequence MKNILNTLLSSDKSSANGFHLVYRMLLATAIFIAPLCLRAQAQTSSIHFDKQTKVFRIDAADVSYIFGVNENKQVQTLYWGKRLSAADTFAASKSAPGASSSDPSIDTTRQEFVAWGGGLYVEPDLKVTFPDGNRDLVLQYVSHTIAGNHLTLQLKDVSRDVYVELQYEIDSETGILRRSAEVQNKTSLPLTIEQIASGTWTLPRAQDYRLHYLTGRWAGEWNLREQAIQPGKITLESRRGSTGAQNNPWFAIDRNSSNDQDQGDVWFGALGWSGSWQINIEQDQIQQVRVTGGPNSFDFGYRLAAGESLQSPYFYAGYSHDGIGGASRLLHRFELSSILPGASHPKLRPVLYNSWEATGFNVDEAGQEALAEKAASIGVERFVVDDGWFGQRADDHAGLGDWYVNPVKFPHGLKPLIDKVHSLGMDFGLWIEPEMVNPDSDLYRKHPDWILNFTGRPRSEGRHQFVLNLARPDVREYVFNFIDKLLDENDIAFLKWDYNRNWSEPGWPAVSPDEQKKVYVTYTQNLYSILEELRRKHPKIEIESCSGGGSRVDLGIMRYTDEVWPSDNTDAFDRLKIQDGFTYAYTPGVMMAWVTDTPTQINHRTVSLDYRFLSSMQGSLGIGANLNDWKPEDFATAKKMVAQYKQIREIVQRGSLYRLISPRDGSEQSVTETVSQDQTRAVAFAFLHSSEMLYPFPRIYLRGLKPDALYRIEALDGKLAGDSPTVASGAFWMQQGVDVDLKGDFQAAAFSLKIVSQ, from the coding sequence ATGAAAAATATTTTGAATACCCTTTTGTCCTCTGATAAAAGCAGCGCCAACGGATTTCATCTTGTGTACAGGATGTTGCTGGCGACAGCGATCTTCATCGCTCCCCTGTGCCTCCGGGCTCAGGCGCAGACATCGTCTATCCACTTCGACAAGCAGACGAAGGTCTTCCGCATCGATGCAGCCGACGTGTCTTATATCTTCGGCGTCAATGAGAACAAGCAGGTTCAAACTCTTTACTGGGGCAAGCGTCTCAGCGCTGCAGACACCTTTGCTGCCTCTAAGTCCGCCCCAGGAGCTTCGTCCTCCGATCCATCCATAGACACGACACGGCAAGAGTTTGTCGCATGGGGTGGAGGACTGTACGTCGAGCCGGATCTGAAGGTCACCTTTCCCGATGGAAACCGAGATTTAGTTCTGCAATACGTCTCGCATACCATTGCCGGTAACCATCTGACCCTGCAGCTCAAGGACGTATCGCGCGACGTCTACGTCGAACTGCAGTATGAGATTGACTCGGAGACCGGCATCCTGCGCCGTTCGGCAGAGGTGCAGAATAAGACCTCCCTGCCGTTGACGATCGAGCAGATAGCCTCCGGCACGTGGACACTACCTCGCGCTCAGGATTATCGACTGCACTACCTTACAGGGCGCTGGGCCGGAGAGTGGAACCTTCGTGAGCAGGCAATCCAACCGGGCAAAATTACTTTGGAGAGCCGGCGCGGATCGACTGGAGCGCAAAATAATCCCTGGTTCGCAATCGACCGCAACAGCTCGAACGATCAGGATCAGGGCGATGTCTGGTTTGGCGCCCTCGGTTGGAGCGGGTCCTGGCAGATCAATATAGAACAGGATCAGATTCAACAGGTACGCGTAACCGGCGGCCCTAATAGCTTTGACTTCGGCTATCGCCTGGCCGCGGGCGAAAGCCTGCAATCGCCCTACTTCTATGCAGGCTACTCGCATGACGGCATTGGTGGAGCTTCTCGCCTGCTGCACCGATTTGAACTCTCCAGCATCCTGCCAGGCGCATCTCACCCCAAGTTGAGGCCTGTGCTTTATAACTCATGGGAAGCTACCGGTTTTAATGTCGACGAAGCGGGCCAGGAAGCCCTTGCAGAGAAGGCCGCCAGCATCGGGGTAGAGCGCTTTGTCGTAGACGATGGCTGGTTTGGACAGCGCGCGGACGATCATGCCGGGCTGGGCGACTGGTATGTGAATCCCGTAAAGTTTCCGCATGGCTTGAAGCCTCTGATCGACAAGGTGCATTCGCTGGGGATGGACTTTGGCCTATGGATTGAGCCGGAGATGGTGAATCCCGATTCAGACCTCTACCGCAAGCATCCCGACTGGATATTGAACTTCACCGGAAGACCGCGCAGCGAGGGACGGCACCAGTTCGTACTGAATCTTGCCAGACCCGATGTCCGTGAGTATGTCTTCAACTTCATCGACAAGTTACTCGATGAGAATGACATTGCCTTTCTCAAGTGGGATTACAACCGTAACTGGTCGGAGCCAGGCTGGCCTGCGGTCTCACCCGACGAGCAAAAGAAGGTGTACGTCACCTACACGCAGAACCTCTATTCCATCCTGGAGGAGTTGCGCAGGAAACACCCGAAGATAGAGATCGAAAGCTGCTCCGGTGGAGGCAGCCGTGTCGATCTCGGCATCATGCGCTACACCGATGAGGTATGGCCCTCCGATAACACCGATGCCTTCGACCGCCTGAAGATACAGGACGGATTTACCTATGCCTACACGCCCGGCGTGATGATGGCCTGGGTAACTGACACGCCAACTCAGATCAATCATCGGACGGTTTCTCTGGACTATCGCTTCCTTTCCTCCATGCAGGGATCGCTGGGCATTGGAGCAAACCTCAACGACTGGAAACCGGAAGACTTTGCCACGGCAAAGAAGATGGTGGCACAGTACAAGCAGATTCGCGAGATCGTGCAGCGCGGCTCTCTGTACCGCCTGATTTCGCCACGAGATGGCAGCGAACAGTCGGTCACAGAAACGGTCTCACAAGACCAGACACGGGCTGTAGCCTTCGCCTTCCTGCATTCGAGCGAAATGCTCTACCCTTTTCCGCGAATCTATCTTCGTGGTCTAAAACCGGATGCCCTCTACCGGATTGAAGCACTGGATGGGAAGCTGGCCGGCGATTCACCGACGGTTGCCAGTGGAGCCTTCTGGATGCAGCAGGGCGTTGATGTAGACCTCAAAGGGGACTTCCAGGCCGCTGCGTTCTCCCTGAAGATCGTCTCCCAATAA
- a CDS encoding alpha-galactosidase D, whose translation MTLILPQPRPLVGPDRQTAPPVRNHRRRRTFYTAALVVTSLFTSAVSALAQSAGVAEKPYLGWSSFSQQTITSNFLTQANIQAQSDALLASGLQAHGYNYINMDSGWMSTFDANGRPIPAAPNFPDITALVTHIHQNGQKAGIYWIPGVEQPAVQANYPILGTPYHIQDILTVPYTAGNAFGGSGTSPFHYKIDFTKPGAQEYITSVVNLFASWGIDFIKLDAVTPGSYNDNTAIDNRDDVAAWATAIKQNSHPMWFTISWALDQDYLSTWQTYANARRIEGDVECEGNCSTLTNWNMVTQRFYDLVGWEKASGPTVGWNDLDSLEVGNSNTDGLSSTEQQSAISLWAMGNAPMFIGGDLTALDSAGVQLLSNDEVIAVDQSGYPAQEVAGGFNPIWASKQADGSYYVALFNLNAFPTSMTLPWGTLGFTGASAVRDLWSHIDLGPVNSGFSAVVLGHGVRLLKVSPTGRAMVPHSQVYEAEAGVVSGSASVASCSNCSGGLKVGNLGIGPNNTLTINNISVERAGTYEMEIDSMTVGARALIYQVNGGLPATLNVSGGSFNIPASTTVPVQLNAGMNSIQFGNPTSYPPDLDRIVISGDGSAPAPNWTGYEAEVATIGGTASVSYCGNCSAGSKAGNLGGAGANVTFTNVSVPTAGTYQMEIDYLTSGPRSYFISVNGGTGTELDLDGSSFSLPTSTVVPITLQAGVNTIQFGNPTNFAPDLDRIAISPTVGTATLSGAVTAKLGLPVLRLWQLSLTNTSKIKAGQAEVNLLSLTQSSGKGTCHPKVLARLPLEVGDIAPGAHKAIVVPIDFARCSESARFATSLVFSSNNGAVVGNATDAMTTR comes from the coding sequence GTGACTCTGATATTGCCCCAGCCTCGTCCCTTAGTCGGCCCTGATAGGCAGACTGCGCCTCCAGTACGCAACCATCGTCGTCGCCGTACCTTCTATACTGCCGCTCTCGTCGTGACTTCGCTTTTCACCTCTGCTGTATCCGCACTCGCTCAGTCAGCCGGTGTCGCGGAAAAACCGTATCTCGGTTGGAGTAGCTTCAGCCAGCAGACGATCACCAGCAACTTTCTTACGCAAGCAAATATTCAAGCCCAGTCGGATGCGTTGCTGGCTTCGGGCCTGCAGGCCCATGGCTATAACTACATCAATATGGACTCCGGATGGATGTCCACCTTCGATGCGAATGGCAGACCTATTCCCGCTGCCCCGAACTTTCCAGACATCACGGCCCTTGTGACGCACATCCATCAAAATGGACAAAAGGCCGGCATCTACTGGATTCCCGGCGTAGAACAGCCTGCGGTACAGGCCAACTACCCTATCCTGGGCACGCCGTATCACATCCAGGATATTCTCACGGTTCCTTATACCGCTGGGAACGCCTTTGGTGGATCGGGGACTTCTCCCTTTCACTACAAGATCGACTTCACCAAGCCCGGTGCTCAGGAGTACATCACCTCTGTCGTCAACCTGTTTGCTTCGTGGGGGATCGACTTTATCAAGCTTGATGCAGTCACACCAGGATCCTATAACGACAACACCGCTATCGATAACCGGGACGATGTTGCGGCATGGGCTACGGCGATTAAACAGAACAGCCATCCTATGTGGTTCACCATCTCATGGGCACTCGATCAGGATTACCTGAGTACCTGGCAGACCTATGCGAATGCTCGCCGCATTGAAGGCGATGTCGAGTGCGAAGGGAACTGCTCTACCCTTACGAACTGGAACATGGTGACGCAGCGCTTCTATGATCTCGTCGGCTGGGAGAAGGCTTCCGGTCCTACTGTTGGCTGGAACGATCTCGACTCTCTTGAGGTGGGTAATTCCAACACGGATGGTTTGAGCTCCACGGAGCAGCAGTCTGCGATCTCACTATGGGCTATGGGCAACGCGCCTATGTTTATCGGCGGTGATTTGACTGCCCTGGACAGCGCGGGCGTACAGCTTCTGAGCAACGACGAAGTGATTGCTGTCGACCAGTCGGGATATCCTGCGCAGGAGGTTGCGGGTGGCTTCAATCCCATCTGGGCATCGAAGCAGGCCGATGGCAGCTACTATGTTGCTCTCTTCAATCTGAATGCCTTTCCCACTTCGATGACGCTTCCCTGGGGCACGCTGGGCTTTACGGGAGCCTCTGCTGTCCGCGACCTGTGGAGCCACATTGATCTGGGCCCGGTGAATAGCGGCTTCAGTGCCGTTGTGCTTGGCCACGGCGTACGCCTGCTCAAGGTATCTCCAACCGGTCGTGCAATGGTTCCTCACTCTCAGGTGTATGAGGCAGAGGCCGGCGTTGTAAGCGGATCGGCTTCTGTAGCTTCCTGCTCGAACTGCTCGGGTGGTTTGAAGGTCGGCAACCTTGGAATAGGTCCCAACAATACGCTGACGATCAATAACATCAGCGTCGAACGGGCTGGCACCTATGAGATGGAGATCGACTCGATGACGGTCGGTGCACGAGCACTGATCTATCAGGTCAATGGCGGTCTGCCTGCAACTCTGAATGTAAGTGGCGGAAGCTTCAACATCCCTGCCAGCACCACCGTTCCCGTCCAGTTGAATGCGGGCATGAACAGCATTCAATTTGGCAATCCGACCAGCTATCCTCCCGATCTCGACCGTATCGTGATCAGTGGAGATGGATCGGCTCCCGCTCCGAACTGGACTGGGTATGAGGCGGAGGTTGCTACGATCGGCGGCACTGCCAGTGTCTCTTACTGCGGTAACTGCTCCGCCGGTTCGAAGGCAGGGAATCTGGGTGGCGCTGGCGCCAATGTAACGTTCACGAATGTGAGCGTTCCGACGGCCGGTACCTATCAGATGGAGATCGATTACCTGACCAGCGGTCCTCGCTCTTACTTCATCAGTGTCAATGGAGGAACGGGTACGGAGCTTGATCTTGATGGAAGCAGCTTCAGCCTGCCCACCAGTACTGTAGTTCCGATTACATTGCAGGCGGGTGTCAACACGATCCAGTTTGGTAATCCGACGAACTTTGCGCCGGACCTCGATAGGATCGCTATCTCTCCAACCGTAGGAACAGCGACGCTCTCGGGAGCGGTTACAGCCAAGCTGGGCCTTCCGGTACTTCGTCTCTGGCAGCTCTCGCTTACCAACACGAGCAAGATCAAGGCTGGACAGGCGGAGGTGAACCTTCTCTCACTGACACAATCCAGTGGCAAAGGTACCTGCCATCCCAAGGTGTTGGCGCGTCTTCCGCTTGAGGTAGGAGATATCGCTCCGGGAGCTCATAAAGCGATCGTGGTTCCAATCGACTTTGCGAGATGCTCGGAGAGTGCTCGCTTTGCCACCAGCCTTGTCTTCTCGTCCAATAACGGAGCCGTTGTAGGCAACGCTACAGACGCTATGACGACACGGTAG
- a CDS encoding LacI family DNA-binding transcriptional regulator yields the protein MDMREIAKLAGVSSATVSRVINGSSLVRPETVERVRKVIDEVKFFPNNSATTLKYGRSGTYGLIIPDITNPFFPEFIKSFEGIVVENDQEMLMATTDFHSGRMQQSIRRMLIRKVDGVALLASEIETEPFEDLIQNRVPLVTMDRGHIGNGLSDVAINNKSGMDQALRHLKDLRHKKIGYIGGFAGLTISDHRVEAFMRALKRVDIVPRPEFIKVGNYRITGGMTAMTELLSLKDRPTAVLAANDLTAIGGMRAAMKMGFSIPGDLSIIGFDDIDMSDIVHPPLTTLRLSRHELAKVFFDALEHLKSKPHAQGEQLSVKTSLIVRESTGPAPKRSV from the coding sequence ATGGACATGCGCGAGATTGCCAAATTGGCCGGAGTATCGAGTGCCACCGTATCGCGTGTCATTAACGGGTCAAGCCTTGTGCGGCCCGAGACCGTCGAACGCGTTCGCAAGGTCATCGACGAAGTAAAGTTCTTTCCCAACAACAGCGCTACAACGCTGAAGTACGGCAGAAGCGGTACGTATGGCTTGATCATCCCGGACATCACCAATCCGTTCTTTCCCGAGTTCATCAAGAGCTTCGAAGGAATCGTCGTTGAAAACGATCAGGAGATGCTGATGGCAACCACCGACTTTCACTCCGGCCGCATGCAGCAATCGATTCGACGCATGTTGATCCGCAAGGTGGATGGCGTAGCCCTGCTGGCCTCGGAGATCGAAACCGAACCCTTCGAAGACCTCATCCAGAATCGAGTTCCCTTAGTCACCATGGATCGAGGACATATCGGCAATGGGCTAAGCGATGTCGCCATCAACAACAAGAGCGGCATGGATCAAGCCTTGCGCCATCTGAAAGATCTGCGCCATAAAAAGATCGGTTATATCGGCGGCTTTGCCGGTCTCACTATCTCGGACCACCGTGTCGAGGCCTTTATGCGCGCGCTGAAGCGGGTCGACATCGTGCCACGGCCGGAGTTCATCAAGGTCGGCAACTACCGCATCACCGGCGGCATGACGGCCATGACCGAGTTACTGTCACTCAAAGATCGGCCGACCGCAGTATTAGCCGCAAATGACCTGACAGCTATCGGCGGTATGCGCGCGGCGATGAAGATGGGATTCTCCATCCCAGGTGACCTGTCGATCATTGGGTTCGACGATATCGACATGAGCGATATCGTGCATCCGCCGCTCACGACCCTGCGGCTTTCAAGGCATGAATTGGCAAAGGTCTTCTTTGACGCCCTCGAACACCTCAAGTCCAAACCCCACGCCCAGGGAGAGCAACTCAGCGTAAAGACAAGCCTGATCGTACGTGAGTCCACAGGGCCTGCGCCGAAGCGTTCAGTGTAA
- a CDS encoding SDR family NAD(P)-dependent oxidoreductase codes for MPGQLQGKCILITGGAQGIGLECARAYVREGARVAIADVDRKQTEKAVEELGASTLAVDCDVADGASVTRAVAQITAAFGAIDAVHNNAGVSMPSKPLHLTEEDEWDRLLRVNLKSVFWTTKLCHPYLKASHGSILNTASMVGVIGQSNHAAYVATKGGMISLTKAMALDYAADGIRVNAVCPAGVWTPMLRQWATEQENPAEIESYLDRIHPLGYCPGGDVIADASVFLLSPAARFITGCILPVSGGAELGYKL; via the coding sequence ATGCCTGGCCAGTTACAAGGAAAATGCATTCTGATCACCGGCGGCGCACAAGGGATCGGACTCGAATGCGCCCGCGCCTATGTCCGCGAGGGTGCCCGCGTCGCTATCGCCGACGTCGATCGGAAGCAAACTGAAAAAGCAGTCGAGGAACTCGGAGCCTCCACCCTCGCAGTCGATTGCGACGTAGCAGACGGAGCCTCTGTCACCAGGGCCGTCGCGCAGATCACTGCAGCGTTCGGAGCCATCGACGCTGTCCATAACAACGCCGGTGTCAGCATGCCGTCGAAGCCTCTCCACCTGACAGAAGAAGACGAGTGGGACCGCCTGCTCCGCGTGAACCTGAAGTCTGTCTTCTGGACGACGAAGCTCTGCCACCCTTATCTAAAAGCCTCGCACGGCTCGATCCTGAACACCGCGAGCATGGTGGGCGTCATAGGGCAGTCGAACCATGCGGCCTATGTGGCGACAAAGGGCGGGATGATCTCGCTGACCAAGGCCATGGCCCTGGACTACGCCGCCGACGGCATAAGAGTCAACGCGGTCTGTCCCGCCGGGGTCTGGACTCCGATGCTGCGGCAGTGGGCTACAGAGCAGGAAAATCCCGCGGAGATCGAGTCCTACCTGGATCGCATCCACCCGCTTGGTTATTGCCCTGGAGGCGACGTCATCGCGGACGCCTCCGTCTTTTTACTATCACCCGCGGCGCGCTTCATCACCGGTTGCATCCTGCCCGTGAGCGGCGGCGCTGAACTTGGATACAAGCTATGA
- a CDS encoding enolase C-terminal domain-like protein, producing the protein MNITKISAEDRRFKLEAGAGSDAVHSDPVYSFAVTRIVLDSGLAGTGLVLTMGRGNDLVCGAIELLGQQLKGRDIEELMANFGVTFRKLADDVQLRWLGPHKGVVHLALASITNACFDLWTKSRGVPLWKLLLSLSPAEVVQLLDLSYLEDVLNHSEALQLLTAELPSRVSREGVLTTGYPGYDTSVGWYQYDAAQIEDKVKRSLDEGFGAFKLKVGGPLDHDLARAQGLRKVAGEKVTIMFDANQQWNLPQALVACKELGAFRPLWIEEPTHPDDIFAHQTLAKAIAPLALALGEHVPNRVIFKNYLQSGCVGFLQPDCTRLGGISEFITVSLLAKKFGVPVIPHVGDMGQIHQHLVLFNRIAIGHPEEFLEYIPHLSSHFVHPVDLRDGRYQTPQEAGSSTDLL; encoded by the coding sequence ATGAACATCACGAAGATTTCAGCAGAAGATCGCCGCTTCAAACTTGAAGCAGGCGCCGGATCAGATGCCGTGCACTCCGATCCGGTCTACTCGTTCGCGGTAACCCGCATCGTGCTCGACTCGGGACTGGCAGGCACCGGCCTGGTATTGACGATGGGCCGAGGAAACGACCTGGTCTGCGGAGCAATCGAGCTTCTGGGACAGCAACTCAAAGGCCGCGACATCGAAGAGTTGATGGCGAACTTCGGAGTGACCTTCCGCAAGCTCGCCGACGACGTACAGCTTCGCTGGCTCGGGCCGCACAAGGGCGTCGTCCACCTTGCACTGGCGTCCATCACCAATGCCTGCTTCGATCTCTGGACCAAGTCTCGTGGCGTGCCGCTATGGAAGCTTCTGCTTTCGCTGTCCCCTGCCGAGGTTGTGCAACTACTCGACCTCAGTTATCTGGAAGACGTACTCAATCACTCTGAAGCGCTCCAACTGCTGACAGCCGAACTGCCCTCACGAGTCTCCAGAGAAGGTGTGCTCACTACCGGATATCCCGGTTACGACACCAGCGTCGGCTGGTATCAGTACGATGCGGCGCAGATCGAAGACAAGGTAAAGCGCAGCCTCGATGAGGGCTTCGGAGCCTTCAAGCTGAAGGTGGGCGGACCGCTCGACCATGATCTGGCACGCGCGCAGGGACTGCGCAAAGTGGCCGGCGAAAAGGTCACCATCATGTTCGACGCCAATCAGCAGTGGAACCTCCCGCAGGCACTCGTTGCGTGCAAGGAACTCGGAGCCTTCCGCCCGCTATGGATCGAAGAGCCCACGCATCCCGACGATATCTTCGCTCATCAGACCCTCGCAAAGGCCATCGCTCCGCTAGCTCTTGCCCTGGGAGAGCACGTTCCGAACCGGGTGATCTTCAAGAACTATCTCCAATCCGGTTGCGTGGGATTCCTGCAGCCTGATTGCACGCGGCTGGGCGGCATCAGCGAGTTCATTACAGTGAGCCTGCTGGCAAAGAAGTTCGGCGTGCCGGTCATTCCCCACGTCGGCGACATGGGACAGATCCACCAGCACCTCGTGCTCTTCAACCGCATCGCCATCGGCCATCCTGAGGAGTTCCTGGAGTACATCCCGCACCTTAGCTCTCACTTCGTACATCCTGTCGACCTGCGAGATGGGCGCTACCAGACACCGCAGGAAGCCGGAAGCAGCACGGACTTGCTATGA
- a CDS encoding L-rhamnose/proton symporter RhaT: protein MSSNTLGIVLSLLGGVLVGNCMLPLKRIRTWPWECSWLIFSIISLVIVPCGLAWLALPHWPTLYLSLNASELLPPFLFGIGWGIAQVLFGLAVVRLGMALGFTLVVGLGTVFGTLIPFFARHEASLVSRNSLMLLSGCFLMMLGVGLSGWAGRLREARGESQKGKNYGAGLLIAVVSGVLSSMLNLSFSFGQPLTQAALKHGAPPALAVLAVWPIALAGGLLPNVGYTLYLLNRNRSWNKLRSVYPDFFLSLLMGLLWIFAVAIYGLAAHQLGRLGDSAGWAIYQITMVLTACTAGVLSGEWKRASGRSITVFSLGIAALAVAITITASSTR from the coding sequence ATGAGCTCGAACACCCTGGGGATCGTACTGTCGTTGCTGGGCGGAGTGCTGGTCGGCAACTGCATGCTTCCGCTCAAACGTATTCGTACCTGGCCCTGGGAGTGCTCCTGGCTGATCTTCAGCATCATCTCGCTGGTGATCGTGCCTTGCGGGCTGGCCTGGCTCGCGCTGCCCCACTGGCCTACTCTCTATCTTTCGCTAAACGCCTCTGAACTCCTCCCGCCTTTTCTCTTCGGAATAGGCTGGGGGATCGCGCAGGTGCTCTTCGGCCTCGCCGTCGTTCGCCTTGGCATGGCGCTGGGATTCACTCTGGTCGTGGGACTCGGCACCGTCTTCGGGACGCTGATTCCCTTCTTCGCCCGGCATGAGGCCAGCCTCGTCAGCAGGAACAGCCTGATGCTTCTTTCCGGCTGCTTCCTGATGATGCTTGGAGTCGGCCTATCCGGGTGGGCCGGCCGATTGCGCGAGGCACGCGGAGAATCCCAGAAGGGAAAGAACTATGGAGCCGGCCTGCTGATCGCCGTGGTCTCCGGCGTACTTTCCTCCATGCTCAATCTGTCCTTCTCCTTCGGACAACCTCTTACCCAGGCAGCGCTGAAGCATGGCGCGCCACCGGCACTGGCCGTTCTCGCCGTGTGGCCGATTGCACTGGCAGGAGGCCTACTGCCGAACGTGGGATACACGCTCTATCTGCTCAACCGCAACCGTAGCTGGAACAAGCTGCGCTCGGTCTATCCCGACTTCTTTCTCAGCCTGCTCATGGGTCTGCTCTGGATCTTCGCCGTCGCGATCTACGGGTTGGCGGCGCACCAGCTAGGCCGCCTTGGAGATTCTGCCGGATGGGCTATCTACCAGATCACGATGGTACTGACAGCCTGCACAGCGGGCGTGCTCTCCGGTGAATGGAAGAGAGCCTCAGGGCGTTCCATCACGGTCTTCTCGCTCGGCATCGCCGCACTGGCCGTAGCGATCACGATAACGGCCAGCTCCACGCGCTAA
- a CDS encoding GntR family transcriptional regulator, with protein sequence MAASTDSKAKPSLLLKQSLAARLKQEIIRGTLPQGQRIVEKFWARKFEVAQTSVREAINLLISEGFATKNSGRSARVTSYSVRDIGHIYEVRAALEGLAARLLAQAKADLSPLHQAVAGMTKAIQRKNITELLEADLLFHQRLCELTGNDFLAQQARMLLVPLFAFVSMRTGADPRLAASWTEDVERHRAIILAIEDGEPMLAELSVRNAIQRFGARASEIWQ encoded by the coding sequence ATGGCTGCATCCACCGATTCGAAGGCGAAGCCTTCTCTTTTACTGAAACAGAGCCTGGCAGCACGACTGAAACAAGAGATCATCCGCGGCACGCTCCCCCAGGGGCAACGGATCGTGGAAAAGTTCTGGGCACGCAAGTTTGAGGTCGCCCAGACGTCGGTGCGCGAGGCGATCAATCTCCTCATCAGTGAAGGTTTTGCCACCAAAAACTCCGGCCGAAGCGCTCGAGTCACCTCCTACTCCGTTCGCGATATCGGCCATATTTACGAGGTGAGAGCTGCGCTGGAAGGCCTCGCGGCCCGGCTGCTCGCACAGGCAAAGGCCGACCTGAGCCCTTTGCATCAGGCTGTCGCAGGCATGACCAAAGCGATCCAGCGAAAGAACATCACCGAGTTGCTGGAAGCCGATCTACTCTTTCATCAGCGTCTCTGCGAACTCACAGGCAACGATTTTCTGGCACAGCAGGCCCGCATGTTGCTGGTGCCGCTCTTCGCCTTCGTCTCCATGCGAACCGGAGCCGATCCCCGCCTTGCGGCATCCTGGACCGAAGATGTTGAACGGCATCGGGCAATCATTCTTGCCATCGAAGACGGAGAACCCATGCTGGCGGAACTATCGGTCCGCAATGCCATTCAGAGATTCGGCGCGCGCGCCAGTGAAATCTGGCAGTGA
- a CDS encoding ROK family protein — MDELFSIGVDLGGTNLRIASYTDGTDFLDTILVPTRLAEGRDRVVRDMCEAINALAIKDYGNRRLAGVGIGTPGPLELPEGILRNPPNLPGWDGFDLRQAVESTLGRPVEIESDANIAALAEFKFGAGRAHNVKSLCMLTLGTGVGNGLILGKHIWHGSTGMGGEGGHIVVQDIGGAPCGCGGYGCLEQYASAPAIVRMAGELMGPAAPSTSEEIAHLAMAGNQQCLQVFERVGHALAIGLTGLINTLNLPLYLIGGGVCEAWDLFAPAMFRELPVRSYVYRLTAPDVLQPEHLERHKTYILGAQLGPSAGLLGACLLPLHQKSGSSQIAEDTLVHQ; from the coding sequence ATGGACGAACTATTTTCGATTGGCGTTGACCTGGGCGGCACAAATCTGAGAATTGCCTCTTATACAGACGGCACCGATTTTCTCGATACCATCCTTGTGCCGACACGTCTCGCCGAAGGCCGTGATCGCGTCGTGCGCGACATGTGCGAGGCGATCAACGCGCTCGCGATCAAAGATTATGGAAACCGGCGGCTGGCCGGCGTTGGAATAGGCACACCGGGCCCGCTCGAGCTGCCGGAGGGCATCCTTCGGAATCCACCGAACCTTCCTGGCTGGGATGGATTCGATCTCCGCCAGGCCGTCGAGTCGACCCTGGGACGCCCTGTCGAGATCGAGAGCGACGCCAACATCGCGGCCCTCGCGGAGTTTAAATTTGGGGCAGGCCGCGCCCATAACGTCAAATCCCTCTGCATGCTCACGCTCGGCACAGGCGTCGGCAATGGCCTCATCCTGGGCAAGCACATCTGGCACGGATCAACGGGCATGGGCGGCGAAGGCGGCCACATCGTCGTGCAGGATATTGGCGGCGCTCCGTGCGGCTGCGGCGGCTATGGATGCCTCGAACAATACGCCTCGGCGCCAGCCATCGTACGCATGGCTGGCGAACTCATGGGTCCAGCCGCCCCGTCCACCTCTGAGGAGATCGCGCATCTGGCGATGGCAGGCAATCAACAGTGCCTCCAGGTCTTTGAAAGAGTCGGCCATGCCCTCGCCATCGGGCTCACGGGCCTGATCAACACCCTCAACCTGCCGCTCTACCTCATTGGAGGCGGCGTGTGTGAGGCGTGGGATCTCTTTGCCCCGGCCATGTTCCGCGAGTTACCTGTGCGCAGCTACGTCTACCGGCTTACCGCACCTGATGTTTTGCAGCCCGAGCACCTGGAGCGGCACAAAACCTATATTCTGGGCGCGCAGCTCGGTCCTTCGGCTGGCCTTCTCGGAGCCTGCCTTCTGCCCTTGCATCAAAAATCAGGTTCGTCTCAGATCGCGGAGGATACTCTTGTCCATCAATAG